In Candidatus Contubernalis alkalaceticus, the following proteins share a genomic window:
- a CDS encoding LPXTG cell wall anchor domain-containing protein, whose product MFTLWRILHKQHRRPSKSTGSMMIITGVFMVLASMGMLMQPYYTSAEEKPTVDIWLRQEWLGGSPERGEPGDLYDQLVLTVSHRENILYQGPMSGLDQPFSVTEIIGPVTSGQNVIIDFFVDLPGPETGNEFQGSYLSTSMTVLTACTWPEEEGLPCIVTVSPEESLFNLQNLNPGDRYTGSITVSLWDEITVDPEEPGGDPGSSGKKKDEEKEITIDPELPGTGETQAFLLTLFGFLMIFSGIILKRMFRNKGEGS is encoded by the coding sequence TTGTTTACCTTGTGGAGAATACTTCACAAACAGCATAGAAGGCCCAGTAAAAGCACCGGTTCTATGATGATTATTACCGGGGTTTTTATGGTGTTGGCAAGTATGGGTATGCTGATGCAGCCCTACTATACCTCTGCTGAGGAGAAGCCCACAGTGGATATATGGCTGCGGCAGGAATGGCTGGGGGGCAGTCCTGAACGGGGGGAACCGGGGGACCTTTATGATCAGCTGGTGCTTACGGTGAGCCACCGGGAGAATATTCTGTATCAAGGCCCCATGAGCGGGTTAGATCAACCCTTTAGTGTTACTGAGATTATCGGCCCTGTTACCTCGGGGCAAAATGTCATCATTGACTTTTTTGTGGATCTTCCCGGCCCGGAGACCGGCAATGAGTTTCAGGGCTCGTACTTGTCTACTTCCATGACCGTGCTTACAGCGTGTACCTGGCCGGAAGAGGAGGGGCTGCCCTGTATAGTTACCGTCAGTCCTGAAGAATCTCTTTTTAATTTGCAAAATCTCAATCCCGGTGATCGTTACACCGGTTCCATTACGGTTTCTTTATGGGATGAAATTACCGTTGATCCTGAGGAACCCGGAGGGGATCCCGGAAGTAGTGGGAAAAAGAAAGATGAAGAGAAGGAGATAACCATTGATCCTGAACTGCCCGGTACCGGTGAGACACAGGCCTTTTTGCTGACCTTGTTTGGGTTCCTGATGATTTTTTCGGGAATTATATTGAAGAGAATGTTTAGGAACAAAGGTGAGGGCAGCTAG
- a CDS encoding SDR family NAD(P)-dependent oxidoreductase, whose translation MLILNIFDLSGKVAVVTGASSGLGRRFSTVLAQNGADVAVVARRIERLEELAEEIRGLGQRCLPVQCDVTNEAQVAEMADKVFKEYGRLDISINNAGTAALAPAVEHTLEDWNQTVAVNLTGVFLVAKHCAKIMIKQNYGKMVLTASMYGLVGNTFFPVSSYHATKGAVVNLTRGLAAEWGKYNITVNALAPGFFPSEMTQESFKIPEFQEYVKNMSVLGRTGQEGELDGAVLYLSSDASSYTTGITIPVDGGWTAV comes from the coding sequence ATGCTTATATTGAATATTTTTGATCTCAGCGGAAAAGTTGCTGTGGTAACCGGGGCCTCCAGCGGGCTGGGCCGGCGTTTTTCAACGGTGCTGGCGCAAAACGGAGCCGACGTGGCGGTAGTGGCCCGCCGCATAGAACGTCTGGAGGAACTGGCAGAGGAAATCAGAGGCCTGGGCCAGCGCTGCCTTCCGGTACAATGTGACGTAACCAATGAAGCACAGGTGGCGGAGATGGCTGACAAGGTATTTAAAGAATATGGACGGCTGGACATCTCCATTAACAACGCCGGAACAGCTGCACTGGCCCCGGCAGTGGAACATACCCTGGAGGACTGGAATCAAACAGTAGCCGTAAACCTCACCGGAGTCTTTTTGGTGGCCAAGCACTGCGCCAAAATCATGATTAAACAGAATTACGGAAAAATGGTGCTGACTGCCTCCATGTACGGCCTGGTGGGCAACACCTTCTTCCCCGTCAGCAGCTACCACGCCACCAAAGGTGCTGTTGTCAACCTGACCCGGGGACTGGCAGCTGAATGGGGCAAATACAACATCACCGTCAACGCCCTGGCCCCGGGGTTTTTCCCCAGTGAAATGACCCAGGAATCTTTTAAAATCCCAGAGTTTCAAGAGTATGTAAAGAACATGAGTGTGCTGGGCCGCACCGGACAAGAGGGAGAACTGGACGGAGCAGTGCTCTACCTGTCATCAGATGCCTCCAGCTACACCACCGGAATAACCATTCCTGTGGACGGCGGCTGGACAGCCGTTTAG
- a CDS encoding SMP-30/gluconolactonase/LRE family protein, translating to MKFLLVEVIHIKTKIVLSLSVITLVAIFMVGATLAWFTSESNTIDNQFVAGTVEIDAGSSVAQSQYFDPSGAVYLYGAEYGTGGLYEIDVQNGRAHKFFDVNMSGATDSYSPNGLAFDNTNRRLYYSIKKESITELRFYDLKENKDFYAGQETGVTIYGATFGRGYYWYVANGTDALYRVDFNPDGTKKSSELYANITSGNLQFGDIVLDIRDGVLYGSSSSPQKFFKYDLDEKIYEEISTTDALNLQLAFGSDGLLYGHHTWGQNWVTINPEDGSTSPVVFHESYSFNDLASGYASVWNPGDCSKLRYNVRNTGTKNVRVRAIISGHWEEYIEGQGWVTWIPPADVVTYEPCDDTDWFIGDGGIYYEGELNGTFLGAGGEAELCIKVCLDGVGTGNEFQAKQFVITTTFDAVQSSNNAPYHSWQVNYWPID from the coding sequence ATGAAGTTTTTGTTAGTGGAGGTGATACATATTAAAACGAAAATAGTTTTAAGTCTCTCGGTGATAACCCTGGTGGCAATTTTTATGGTTGGTGCTACCTTAGCCTGGTTCACTTCGGAATCTAATACCATCGATAATCAGTTTGTGGCGGGGACTGTGGAAATCGATGCAGGGAGCAGTGTAGCACAGAGCCAATATTTTGATCCCAGCGGTGCTGTTTACCTCTATGGTGCAGAGTACGGAACCGGGGGTTTATATGAGATAGACGTTCAAAACGGACGAGCTCATAAGTTTTTTGATGTGAATATGAGTGGAGCAACCGATTCATATTCACCCAACGGGTTGGCTTTTGATAATACCAACCGGCGTCTTTACTATTCAATTAAAAAAGAGAGTATCACCGAACTAAGATTCTACGATCTAAAAGAAAATAAAGATTTTTATGCCGGACAAGAAACGGGAGTCACCATATACGGTGCTACTTTCGGGAGAGGGTATTACTGGTATGTTGCCAATGGTACCGACGCTCTATATAGAGTTGATTTTAATCCCGATGGAACAAAGAAGTCCAGCGAATTATATGCAAATATAACCAGCGGAAATTTACAATTTGGGGACATTGTTCTAGATATTCGAGACGGCGTCCTTTACGGGAGCAGCAGCAGCCCTCAAAAGTTTTTTAAATATGACCTTGATGAAAAAATATATGAGGAAATTTCCACAACTGATGCATTAAATTTGCAGCTTGCCTTTGGTTCTGATGGCCTTCTCTATGGTCATCATACCTGGGGACAAAATTGGGTTACGATTAACCCGGAAGATGGCAGTACATCACCTGTTGTATTCCATGAGAGTTACAGTTTTAATGACTTAGCCTCTGGTTATGCCAGTGTTTGGAACCCCGGGGACTGCAGTAAGTTAAGATATAATGTCCGCAACACCGGGACAAAAAACGTTCGGGTGCGAGCGATTATAAGCGGGCACTGGGAGGAGTATATAGAAGGTCAAGGTTGGGTGACCTGGATTCCGCCGGCTGATGTAGTAACTTACGAACCCTGTGATGATACAGATTGGTTTATAGGTGATGGTGGTATTTATTACGAGGGTGAACTCAACGGCACATTTCTTGGTGCCGGGGGTGAAGCGGAACTTTGCATCAAGGTCTGTTTAGATGGTGTGGGGACCGGTAATGAGTTTCAGGCTAAGCAGTTTGTTATTACCACAACCTTTGATGCTGTTCAGTCCTCCAACAATGCACCTTATCACTCATGGCAGGTTAACTATTGGCCCATAGACTGA
- a CDS encoding sugar phosphate nucleotidyltransferase, with protein MILAAGLGTRLRPLTNVVSKPMVQLAGRPCLEHTVRLLKKHGVNEVMVNIHYFPELIREYFGDGSSFGVDMNYSYEKELMGTAGGLKKVESFFKNDTVLIISGDGLTDIHIQDYYRFHKEKGCIATLALKRVENPQQYGVVKLNEDSTINIFQEKPKIEEAVSNLANTGIYLFEPEVFQHIPEDTFYDFGKQLFPKFVESRIKMAGYQMEGYWCDIGDLPVYREAHYDILMGLVKVEIPGKELSDNIWIGNSTQLHPDSRIQGPVVLRDNCIIEKGVQIYGPAVIGKNTVVKEGAVIKRSILWDDVCVGEGISLTDAIVAQGVNLSNEPLNLDKIVVK; from the coding sequence ATGATATTGGCAGCCGGTTTAGGCACCCGGCTGCGTCCCTTGACTAATGTAGTTTCTAAGCCTATGGTTCAGCTGGCCGGAAGGCCCTGCCTGGAACATACTGTGCGGCTGTTAAAAAAACATGGGGTAAATGAGGTTATGGTGAACATTCACTATTTTCCGGAGCTTATTCGAGAGTATTTTGGGGATGGTTCCTCCTTTGGGGTAGACATGAATTACTCTTATGAGAAGGAACTCATGGGAACCGCCGGAGGATTAAAAAAGGTAGAGAGCTTTTTCAAAAATGATACGGTTTTAATTATCAGTGGGGATGGTTTGACGGATATACATATTCAGGATTATTACCGGTTTCATAAGGAAAAGGGGTGTATCGCTACCCTGGCCTTAAAAAGGGTAGAGAATCCTCAGCAGTACGGAGTGGTAAAGCTTAATGAAGATTCAACCATAAACATCTTTCAGGAAAAGCCAAAAATAGAGGAGGCTGTAAGCAATTTGGCCAACACCGGTATCTATCTATTTGAACCGGAGGTTTTTCAGCATATTCCTGAAGATACTTTTTATGATTTTGGGAAACAGCTTTTTCCAAAGTTTGTAGAAAGCCGGATAAAGATGGCCGGGTATCAGATGGAGGGTTACTGGTGTGATATCGGGGACCTTCCTGTTTATCGGGAGGCCCATTATGATATTCTTATGGGCCTGGTGAAGGTAGAAATTCCGGGCAAAGAGCTGAGTGATAATATCTGGATTGGAAACAGCACTCAACTGCACCCGGACTCCAGGATCCAGGGCCCTGTAGTCTTAAGGGATAATTGTATCATTGAAAAAGGCGTACAGATTTACGGCCCTGCGGTGATAGGTAAGAATACCGTTGTAAAAGAGGGTGCGGTTATCAAGAGGTCTATACTGTGGGATGATGTTTGTGTGGGGGAAGGAATTAGCTTGACAGATGCCATCGTGGCACAGGGGGTTAACTTATCTAATGAGCCGCTTAATTTAGATAAAATTGTGGTGAAATAG
- a CDS encoding CalY family protein: MNRKMLTSMLIIVMAIAAMAGGTLAWFTYETGAIDNTFVAGTVEIDADETVIAEGFDMLNWNPGDCAKKIFTIENKGSKRVALRGNITMEWFEDVEGDWVSWVPEDVDFGAGVFNLGAAKVSICDESDTPGFDPADWELVYDEDDEIFYFNYKGVLDGTFGGTPETAVLCIKVCLDGPNADNVYQGKKFVLSAKFQAIQASHDDQWNWDEFGSYND, from the coding sequence ATGAACAGAAAAATGTTAACCAGTATGTTGATTATTGTCATGGCCATAGCTGCCATGGCCGGAGGGACATTGGCTTGGTTTACCTACGAAACCGGTGCTATTGATAACACATTTGTAGCGGGAACTGTAGAGATTGATGCTGATGAAACTGTTATTGCCGAGGGTTTTGATATGTTAAACTGGAACCCCGGCGACTGTGCGAAAAAGATTTTTACCATTGAAAACAAGGGAAGCAAGCGTGTTGCCCTTAGAGGAAATATTACCATGGAGTGGTTTGAAGATGTTGAAGGCGATTGGGTTTCTTGGGTTCCTGAAGACGTGGACTTTGGAGCCGGTGTATTTAATTTAGGAGCTGCTAAAGTTAGTATATGTGACGAAAGCGATACTCCAGGGTTTGATCCCGCTGACTGGGAGTTAGTTTATGATGAAGATGATGAAATCTTCTATTTTAACTACAAAGGAGTGCTGGATGGTACTTTTGGTGGAACACCGGAAACAGCTGTTCTGTGCATAAAGGTCTGCCTCGATGGCCCCAATGCCGACAACGTATACCAGGGTAAAAAGTTCGTTCTGTCCGCTAAATTCCAAGCAATTCAGGCCAGCCACGATGACCAGTGGAACTGGGATGAATTTGGTAGCTATAACGATTAG
- a CDS encoding signal peptidase I, with the protein MRILLVGYNLIWPTHLNRYLVENQIDGDIIACSSESSALEIISNCSVDMVLAHLDLAGIENGVRLMRESKKINPNIYTLSIAREEDYIKIDSIILENEIDDFINVPFMGQELSIRLRKAFRSIQEREPGRVLKDNKKPKPEQQLIEDSNYNAPGSVFLTDQELMEKYKEVFYTIRSQENDEAFQRKLLAKQKREAEEKLAASLEKQKLRKQLNDAFFITDESKGREMQTYVQPQQQEMAPKASTPFITADQEFTHKRGEESHSTVKSPEFDRSFKEKQQREQQQELTPKPEQKQETKLEPEARFQPETKIELETKLEPESKIKPETKPEPEITTEPEKQGERQVKDNVVAFSREQETKGRGGRAGRSARKKKEGSKEKKGSGKFIRAAGFVGNIIFGSLLVVMAVLAFFLVQSKLQGGIPSVAGYQMYVALSGSMNPAFDTGSLVFIRETDPTGIAAGDIITFRGADSDAMLTTHRVVEVNNENGLTFTTRGDANNVNDPMPVPAERLVGRVHGSVPYMGYVMGFAQTRQGLIFLIFVPGFLVIAYELRNVYKYLGEIEHKNKKPQVGSIYEGEEPPNGKSGSKKAVSS; encoded by the coding sequence ATGCGGATTTTACTGGTTGGCTATAATTTGATTTGGCCGACACATTTGAACCGATACCTGGTGGAAAACCAGATAGATGGTGATATTATTGCCTGTTCTTCAGAGTCCTCGGCTTTGGAGATAATTTCAAACTGTTCAGTAGATATGGTGCTTGCACACCTGGATCTGGCCGGCATCGAAAATGGTGTCAGGTTGATGAGGGAGTCAAAAAAAATAAATCCCAACATATATACCCTATCCATTGCCCGGGAAGAAGATTATATCAAAATTGACAGCATTATCTTGGAAAACGAGATAGACGACTTTATCAATGTCCCCTTTATGGGACAGGAGCTTAGCATTCGACTGAGAAAAGCTTTTCGAAGCATCCAGGAGAGAGAACCCGGCAGGGTTTTGAAGGATAATAAAAAGCCTAAGCCGGAACAGCAGTTAATTGAAGATAGTAACTACAATGCCCCTGGTTCCGTTTTTTTGACAGACCAGGAATTGATGGAAAAGTACAAAGAAGTTTTTTATACCATTAGGAGCCAAGAGAATGATGAGGCCTTCCAAAGGAAGCTGCTGGCGAAGCAGAAAAGAGAAGCTGAAGAAAAGTTGGCCGCATCATTAGAAAAACAGAAGTTGAGAAAACAGCTAAATGATGCTTTTTTCATTACCGATGAAAGCAAAGGCCGGGAAATGCAAACATATGTGCAGCCTCAGCAGCAGGAAATGGCCCCAAAGGCCAGCACTCCATTTATTACAGCAGATCAGGAATTCACCCACAAAAGGGGAGAAGAATCCCACAGCACAGTGAAAAGCCCAGAATTTGACCGGAGTTTTAAAGAAAAGCAGCAGCGGGAACAGCAGCAGGAGCTGACACCGAAACCAGAACAGAAACAGGAAACTAAGCTTGAACCGGAAGCAAGGTTCCAACCGGAAACAAAGATAGAACTAGAAACAAAGCTGGAGCCAGAATCTAAGATAAAACCGGAAACAAAACCGGAACCGGAAATTACTACTGAGCCGGAGAAGCAGGGAGAAAGGCAAGTAAAGGATAATGTTGTTGCTTTCTCCAGGGAACAGGAAACCAAAGGCCGGGGGGGAAGAGCCGGCCGCAGTGCCAGGAAAAAGAAAGAGGGTTCAAAGGAGAAGAAGGGTTCCGGGAAATTTATCAGGGCAGCCGGTTTTGTGGGTAACATAATCTTCGGTTCACTGCTGGTAGTCATGGCAGTATTAGCTTTTTTCCTGGTTCAAAGTAAGCTGCAGGGGGGTATTCCCTCCGTAGCCGGATACCAGATGTATGTAGCTCTCAGCGGCAGTATGAACCCAGCTTTTGATACCGGAAGCCTGGTCTTTATACGGGAAACTGATCCTACGGGCATTGCTGCCGGAGACATTATAACTTTTAGAGGTGCTGACAGCGATGCAATGCTGACCACTCACCGGGTCGTGGAGGTTAACAACGAAAACGGCTTAACATTTACCACCCGGGGGGATGCCAACAACGTTAATGACCCCATGCCGGTACCTGCAGAAAGATTGGTTGGTAGGGTGCATGGTTCTGTTCCTTACATGGGATACGTGATGGGGTTTGCTCAAACCAGGCAGGGCTTGATTTTCTTAATATTCGTCCCGGGGTTTCTGGTAATTGCCTATGAGCTTCGTAATGTCTACAAGTACCTTGGGGAGATAGAGCATAAAAACAAGAAACCCCAGGTAGGCTCAATCTATGAGGGGGAAGAACCTCCCAATGGAAAGTCAGGTTCAAAGAAGGCTGTTAGTTCCTGA
- a CDS encoding sugar transferase translates to MGENTPKTMLNYLQMLGDILLLNGATLFIYYLRAHGEVLTVNLDIYGIYFSAVTLSGVLLFKFFGLYHTRNKLWSDIMSSLIVSIGLLTVLIIILDYMIVVYSLPRGTVLSSAVLQLGALGVWRWILLQWERKFSPKRKVLIIAPAGEAGLLEKKVKESFDRVQGIIVDSAEAAAERGLTVLGTYNDIEELCKRDKFSNILISGILPEEVKSKIARLSLKHNWKVFLVPNLYEIMIYHSRLNQLKDTPLLEISPAANNGKEQIKRGLDCIVAVIGLVITLPITLLTGLAIKLTSPGQVFFLQERVGRKGKLFMLYKFRTMVENAEGNTGPVLATENDPRITRVGKILRAARIDEIPQLINVLKGDMSIVGPRPERPVFVEQFEKEIPGYSYRHLMKAGITGLAQVAGNYSTSVEDKLRYDLLYTSGSSSVVDLKIMLQTIKVLMMKDKSL, encoded by the coding sequence GTGGGAGAGAATACACCAAAGACAATGTTAAACTACTTACAGATGTTGGGGGATATCCTTCTGTTAAATGGGGCTACTCTGTTTATTTATTACCTTCGGGCTCATGGGGAAGTACTGACAGTTAATTTGGATATATACGGCATATATTTCTCTGCGGTTACCCTGTCAGGGGTGCTGCTGTTTAAGTTTTTCGGCCTTTATCACACTAGAAATAAATTATGGTCGGACATTATGTCCTCACTGATAGTATCCATAGGGCTTTTAACCGTTCTTATCATTATTTTGGACTACATGATTGTGGTTTACAGCCTGCCCCGGGGCACGGTGCTGAGTTCGGCGGTATTACAGTTAGGGGCATTGGGTGTATGGCGCTGGATTCTTCTGCAGTGGGAGCGTAAATTTTCTCCTAAAAGGAAGGTGCTGATCATTGCTCCTGCCGGTGAGGCCGGGCTTTTGGAGAAAAAAGTGAAGGAGAGTTTTGACCGTGTGCAGGGGATTATTGTGGACAGTGCAGAGGCAGCGGCAGAGAGAGGCCTTACGGTTTTAGGCACATATAACGATATAGAAGAACTCTGCAAAAGAGATAAATTCAGCAATATTTTGATTTCCGGGATTTTACCGGAGGAAGTGAAAAGCAAGATTGCCCGGCTTTCCTTAAAACATAATTGGAAGGTATTTTTGGTGCCCAATCTATATGAAATTATGATTTACCATTCCCGGTTGAACCAGCTTAAGGACACCCCGCTTTTGGAGATCAGCCCTGCTGCTAATAACGGCAAAGAGCAGATAAAGAGGGGATTGGACTGCATTGTGGCGGTGATAGGCCTGGTTATTACCCTTCCCATCACATTGCTGACCGGTTTGGCCATTAAACTTACGTCTCCGGGACAGGTATTTTTTTTACAGGAAAGGGTGGGGCGTAAGGGCAAGCTGTTCATGCTCTATAAGTTTCGCACCATGGTGGAGAATGCCGAAGGGAATACCGGGCCGGTGCTGGCCACTGAGAATGATCCCAGGATTACTCGGGTGGGTAAAATATTAAGGGCGGCCAGGATAGATGAAATTCCCCAGCTCATAAATGTCTTGAAAGGGGATATGAGCATTGTGGGGCCCAGGCCGGAAAGACCGGTTTTCGTAGAACAATTTGAAAAGGAAATCCCCGGTTATTCGTACCGACACCTGATGAAGGCCGGTATAACAGGGTTGGCACAGGTGGCCGGAAACTACAGCACCTCTGTTGAGGACAAGCTTCGGTATGACCTGCTTTATACCAGTGGGTCCTCTTCTGTGGTGGATCTGAAGATTATGCTGCAGACCATAAAAGTGCTTATGATGAAAGATAAGTCATTATAG